The genomic DNA TATTCTTTGGAAAGTAGTACTGCCGTTCATTACACCGGGGATATTTGCCGGATTTTTTATGGCGCTGACGTATTCACTCGATGATTTTGCCGTGACGTTTTTTGTCACAGGCAATGGCTTCTCAACATTGTCGGTTGAGATTTATTCCCGGGCAAGACAAGGGATTTCGTTAAGTATTAATGCGCTGTCGACATTGATCTTCTTATTTACCATTGTGCTTGTGATCGGCTATTACTTCATTAATCAGCGCAACAGCCGAATGAGCGGAATGGGGGTTAGAAAATGAAGCAGCTTGTTCGTTCCTTTGCCGCAATATTTATTGTTTCGTTCGCTCTGCTGTATATGACTACGTATCTGAATTCGTCACAGGGCTATTCAGGCAGCAATACATTAACGATTTATAACTGGGGCGATTATATCGACCCTGATCTGGTGAAGCAGTTCGAAAAAGAAACCGGCATAAAAGTAATCTATCAGACATTCGATTCCAATGAGGCGATGATGACGAAGATTGCGCAAGGCGGTACAACTTTCGATGTGGCGGTTCCATCGGAATACGCCATCAGTAAAATGAAGGAAGAGAAGCTGCTGCTTCCGCTTGATCATGCGAAGCTGCCCAATCTAAAGTATATCAATCAGCGTTTCATGAATTTGTCGTTTGATAAGAACAATCAGTATTCGGTACCGTACTTCTGGGGGACGGTCGGTATTATTTATAATCCGGAGATGCTCAAGGGAAAAGAGATGACCAGCTGGAATGATCTGTGGGATGAAGATTTGCGCAATAACATTCTGCTGGTGGACGGAGCCCGTGAAGTGATGGGCATGGGGCTTAATAGCCTTCATTACTCGCTCAACGATACGAATGAAGCGCATCTGCAAGAGGCCAAGCAGAAGCTCGATACGTTAACGCCGAATGTGAAAGCGATCGTCGGTGATGAGATTAAGATGCTGCTTGCCAAC from Aneurinibacillus sp. REN35 includes the following:
- a CDS encoding ABC transporter substrate-binding protein; protein product: MKQLVRSFAAIFIVSFALLYMTTYLNSSQGYSGSNTLTIYNWGDYIDPDLVKQFEKETGIKVIYQTFDSNEAMMTKIAQGGTTFDVAVPSEYAISKMKEEKLLLPLDHAKLPNLKYINQRFMNLSFDKNNQYSVPYFWGTVGIIYNPEMLKGKEMTSWNDLWDEDLRNNILLVDGAREVMGMGLNSLHYSLNDTNEAHLQEAKQKLDTLTPNVKAIVGDEIKMLLANEEAAVGVVWSGDASEIMDENEKLDYVVPKEGSNLWFDNMVIPKTARNLEGAHQFINFMLEPEHAAQNAEYVGYSTPNEKAMEYLPEEIASDTRFYPEPSVTEKLEVYENLGKKMLAHYNELFLEFKMHKK